gggttcagtccccaagactgcccccactgcgGGTGCCAAGAGCAAGTCTAGGTTGTCGcctatgcttctgagcaactggctgtcagtaggaggttctcaagactctctactccggttcgacgaatttgctagggcggctcccagaactcagagaaaccttttacttactagattacctgtttattagaaaaggatatgactcgggaatagctcgatggaacagatgcatagggcaagacatggggaaagggcactgagcttccacgccctctccaggtaaccactctcccagaacctgcacatggtcaccaacctggatgctcttggaaatctgtccttttgggtttttatgcataagccgtttatttattctcttaccctcagctgctgtttttccttccccatttatagcccaaagccaatcaaagaaggacatgtgcagtgtgatgctgttcctgtacattttttaagtgcataacaatgtaagaatttgttaacggagacatacacatgtatatcttgactatgcataaaaatgtaatcttttgttaatggagccatgcacatggatattcttggaatcataaagaatgtaattaattttagggtattgatacctatgatgagggagggaggagaacgggatggaaatgtgaattttaggtgtgacagcaacattttgcttcttaaaaacagagatatcgttgtgggctgaatcatgtccctgaaaattcatatgttgaagtcctaactccaggacctcaaaatagggctgtatttggagagagggcctctaaagaggtaattaaggtaaagtgaggtcacatgggtaggctccaatccaatgtgactgatagtcacgtaagaagagaagattagaactcagacacacacagagggaagaccgtgtgaggacacagggagaagcggccagggagagaggcctcagaagagactataccggccaacgccttgatcttgaacttcagcctccagaaccgtgagaaaataaatttctattgtttaagccatcctacgtgtggtattttgtcatggcagccccagcaaatgaatgcaacatcggaagcaaatagggcagaattgaacgtctgttctttctgggtattggggccggagatagaggtcatactatgtactcttctgcatatttgaaatatttccataatagttaagaaaataacaagcagatcccgaaaaagaataaccagagagtagaaatttatgtgtgattaccttacaggccaaggtgggtttcgtgttgggcaggtggttctcttccacagggtgtgtcagtcacccatgaattcccgtctcttggctctgccattcctgatgcctgtatcattgtctgcaaccaatctgcacaaggagaaagaaggaacacggagaagacacacctgctttcaaaagttccaacctggaaatggcacacaccacttccactcccattgcattggctgaaacatagtcacacgccacacctcactgcaagttgctgggtgactgccttcctgggcacccaggacaaggatgtggacaaacagccagtagtcccacccacaatgtcatcaggttgaccctggtcttcatgctgctgctcagtctacagcgtgtctgccaggtatatggttagggtttagatattttataaaggcgcggggttgggggtcatggtttgggacttcaaagaggaggaagccaattcacaaggagacagaaaaccaaatgtttgctgggccatctctaaacaaatgagagagaacttgtgtaaaatgggcccggctaggtaccttcttctctaccacatctagagttccctacgttgacagctccttcctggaacaggccttctgtcttaaattcttttaggcagttaggggcgaggccaaagtttcttttatatataaattttatgtgtatatatgtaatttatagaactaaataaatgaatttaaatatagatacaatggattatatattctattatatatcactattaatatatattatatatatatagataatctccttggttctccagagaaccctgacaaatacaggaggagttaatattcttttatcgatggcatttacatttaatcacttgaaattcttagttatgacattgttatggcttgcaaggaagtgtccttttcagtgtttcatttagaggcctcaagataccaattttaaaaagtttcccattttatttgtttggtttgataggctttttccaattgagtgcacagataaaccaatttaggaatttcaaaggagccccatttaggccagtgaagctttaaatcaccctgagtaatctgagcccagtgggacaCAAATCTACATGtaggtctgtattctttaaagacaaaaccagcaggagtcccagagtggggctgttctttggtggtcctcttagaaaatggatttctcatttgtatgaacttaccaaaggatcaaaggcccaaaaaaggagtgaaagaaacaggagtttctaacaaagctgacaatggaaggatggccagaaccactatcaaaggacgcctacataaagagtctggacctctaccaaaaatgggaggtccaggcccaggaggacttaccaccaggaaccagagccaccaggaggagacgacagagcacaaaagattctttgcagacaccttgcttgtgtctgtgaagtggcaccagaattgaaggtcagtagctagggatcccacttctgtcaccacgtaaagtcagcaaataagaggcataaactgcaaaagaaccaaaaagtttatttggggtctcaagaattgcaattcaggagatgtagattcgagtagaagctcaaatgtgctcctaggaagacaaaggaggcaggggtagataaaaggaaaggacacaggcttacaaaggtctacagtgaacagttaatgactggttctggcatggggtgagctgacttgccagaacatagttggtcctaggcagactgccccttcttggaatgaggaaacacttcaagatgtgacctctgctgtcaggtaaagctcaaaagttcagttaacatctggtggtggatgtggtgtacaagcataagacccacttccttaatggcctcccagctccattttagaagccttgaaaatggtactccattttgtcattgtcatccaccacagtcacacaccatgtaacaatattaacgatgtttcggtcactaatggaccacatatatgacagtggtcccatacaggtagcaccacatagcctgggtgtgtagtaggctctaccacttaggtttgtgtaagtacattgtgtgatgttcacacaacagtgaaagtgcctaatgatgcatttctcaaaacatgtccctttcattaagtgaggtatgcccgtactgattttagtcttgtgaatgttgaataatgaatcattcatttcaattatttgagtcagccccactggctgaagacggtaaaggctgactgaagcaaaaaactaaaatttgttattcaacattcacaaaaccaaatgagtaaagaactttaagttctatatcagggttcatgtaaggcaaaaacattctaaaggaaagatggatttgaggacatatatgattctgagtgtaaatgtctgggtacaagcaaaaattccagggagcatttcagactttcgaggcagtggaattggtgaaaccaaagtcaagctctccaaacagtaaagggggcccaggtaatatctggagtacaggtggaacaggcagaaaattccattaatgtaattgtatgatatgatgaacggacagagttggaaaataggatggcagggtagggcagagggacctggagggcccaggatggatggagagatcagctgggctggtgcggggaaggggccatgggcacaccctcttcatgtcccctcccccaccctctgaaaccctttgtgactcttcagtgctctgtgatgcaggcctgggattataggcaagtgtggacactctcagagctcagttgcctcaggcagccttgcgattcagaaaatggagttcagtcaatggaatgttctctcatttctgaatagccatattgagttgtttttgagcatctcctcaacattcttagatagtgaccacaacctcaccatcgtgtgtgggttgtggttgcttcttctgttcctgtgcttcctggtggggattccatctttaccaaccttctggaaaaccaaaatctaccaaaaggtaaggatccctgggcaagccaccaacagggattttttattgttgtttccatttctagtcccacatttttaaatgagttggtccagagagactcctaagatggcaagtctgaatagaggatagaacatcatccttctaggggaataggccaggcaggactaggggttcagctgggactgtttcccatttaaaactcacagaccatctgggtgtggtggaggattcctggataaaatcccatcactgatttcacggccctgcattaggttatttagagagtttgggatctgtgtaggagaacactgttcccaacactggatcatgagtcacattcccatgtcgggcgtcattcgaccaaaccgtcctttgtattgggcagatcaggagagcagggctgagcctctgagcagacactggagtgtgagctctgtcccaggatacagggtcctatctgaggaggcacagatgtgactgtgggcctcagagtctatgccctccttgagcagaggacttctgactgagaatatcaagtgtggactctagccaaaaatcctccttcgagtttttcaaagaaggaaaaattgaaagtatcttatcacctttagaaattcagaaagggaaagaacacaaagtgctagtaataaaaatggagagtgacattaatcttggatgaatatctgagtttcctagagagaggagcaagccaactaagtcctcgctcctcattcttttctttttgttctcagcgtcagggcagagccaagaggagaagaagaggtggaacatcaagtggtaaggttccacctatcccacctgagctctccaagggtgacccttcctgtcctctccatgaggtcccaggtccatagtctctgaggatgtcagtcgttagatagagtccctctcagaagatagaggcctcagaggaaaggctcatgggaaggtagtcagaacccgagacatttctcagattcctgctctgcccagctctgggcatgaagcagtgatgggcctggacaatgggtgttgcccagtgggtggccgtgggagacgtcaagagtcagaacttctgtctcctgaccttgtgaaactacgttgacttcctggatgatcagactccttgaggtaaccattgacctatgttcctcacatggtggttttgaacatcccatgggataatgtatgtgacagtactttataaatgaagcaacaaacacatgtgaaccttattaatattatcattgaccgtttgaccacatctattgattcttggggctttcagagttaatatcccgttaatatcccaagggtctcccctaaagggactcctgtgtaacacctacgcttctacctttattacatgtaattcactcttctggtttcccaggttggagaaattaccagagggaaacagaggagaaaaggaggctaatttctattctgaaaaggtgactagtcttttctttcctgatcgctctttaacatgttctctgcaattccagggattcagtacagcctgcagtagtcatgggaggggtttgccataggaacgggtatgtgaatgaaggccttggggtgagggctgctgagtgtatggtgaagtcatagacgtggggcattgtgaaggggcagcaggcttcaggtggcccctcccctgacaggccagcaggtcctcctttccttgttctggtcctgcctacagttttctacttcctgtctcccgcaggcccctaggccggcctctcgataccacccgctttcgtcaactattatgcccagacccctcctgtgaggtgtgtaatagcacaactgctgagatcaatcggctcctagaggacctggaagatgataccgcctctgtgtcctctatggcttccacagcttctgggactgagtcatcattcactctgtcctctgccttctcagaagtccctccaggagacctaacaccatcccctccacctgacccttccccacggcacccctccgtcctctcacctaacccaatgacacccttagctgactttctttcaccctcaccaccgggtcactctatgccaccagagccttttcctcccttggagtccaaattcccagcagaccgttccccaccccaaccccttgcccttccccctctcccaccacatgacacccaggcaacgggtcctattctccaaccagaggccactctgtctctgaatacgatcttctctcttgaccgcaccctttcccaagatattaacgccttaccaaatttgtcccagataatcaatcccactgattcactggcttgtcatcacacaccaccaagcctgtctgtctcaccaccgacagaccaccctttaactgtgactcaatctaaatcggtttccatcttattgaagtctgttccagagaactcatctccagatagccctggtgggttgtctacttatgtcccaacaatcagaggcactgaccattcaagcctgtcaatttcagaattatcctggtggcaagcttgtgccaaagacttgttcttagcaccttccaccttggcaccatgtgagtttaatcgagagtttcttgccttctattcttcagagtcctctctggagagacaccctacagctacccttatagagcctggtaacctctcatttctcagccctcatgtcttggcactcctggagagacaagtccgaaagaggagtgatttcctgatgtggaaggaaaatgagaaggagaagggttcttttccaaaaaaacttaggCCAGACTACCCACTAAATCCTTCGGGGAAAATgttagagtcaaatgctgatgagtgtgactcagcattctcccttcctttttggagcagtgcaggcaaaccaaaggagctgcacatgcatgagcagcccccatatcctaaaatcttggaggaccatttacaggaaaaatgtatgcagctcttctggggtctcccatctctgcacagcgagtccttgccctctgctatccatgactcaagtgactgcaccacaatcttccttttcaataccatctcaaatgcctccacgggccaagaatccccagtacctctccatcgcccacctccatccttgactgagatccagccccaacccttgcctcaaaccctgccccaatcccagcccctacctctcactcaggtcaagtcccaggcccaccttaaatccccactcccaatcctaccatctggtcctctaccccagataaggatctgtggagtgtgtcaccatagaccccaggatgaatcagagtctctcacctcatctgaaattcaacaaatggaatggaaagtgttgcagaagcaacaggaaagtttgtggggttccccctctgtagtccaaagatctcaggaagaattttgttcttcagctcccaactttccttaccatcaggcctcccaggcccatgcctccatctccatccttcccgtagagtttcctctcagtgatgagctaaggaagaaactggaacatcaccttcaaaagaggctcatccaacaccggtggggcctgccccgcaggatctgtgagtgtctgtcactgatgatgcctccaagagatttctcagagatagctaaggcagagagcaatcgtggactctcacggatctcggtgaacaaagatctaaatgttggattgagccaatccaaaagcttccatgagaggggttcagaactgcttcaggtagagaaggagatggggaaggatcaggggcatagcccagagaatggcccaaaagctcatctgttgagtgacccagagagctcttcagataaggatccggcatatgactctgagaaagacctaaatagtcatgtggcaagtctgtcagggaaaaattcaagggccttggaggaaagtctagatcagaaacaacttgaaaatgtcctgaaagcacatttgagcaagaagtttgaggaaatcagtgaggctcggctccctgggacggtgcgcagttcatggcatgccagcaagcagacattgctgctttctgacaaatcccgcacccaaataacacagaggagtttgccaccttcagtgggtggggactcctccctgaataccttccaggagctttgcttcattgattccagtgcacaacagatgatggaaagccatattaaaagctttcgtatgagaatggagtggggccttccctgcagggtccttgaatccatacaggcgtttaaattggaagatgctgcatcccagtccttgacCTATTTCTACTGTtccccctcaaataacccaactttggaagtggactccaaatccgagggcttcgagccccatagaggaagctctaaatctgttcttcaagaaaaagcggaaacaacaaattcagccctggtcctggatcgtctttgccctgctacttcacctatgggcaggcaaggacaaggggtgccgagacaatcaccctctggtatcaaccaagagattgcagaggttgttcagaggagtaagggtgccaggcagactcatctgcctgtcacatgtggcatcacaggcaaagcgagttagaaatttactcagctagtcaacagatgccccccagagctgcctgcaaggcaagctggtgccaaacataagacaaaggatgagagagtgagtcccagtgatagaagagaagggcgacaggacaaaaagatgaagtcagaacccttttccgtgcacagcacggccagggacatattcagggccaaggagctcaacgctctgcagtcaaaaactggtaatgtgttgacaaccagcaagccaggaagctcccaaaggatacgtgagaatcacagtaaaatagaaattattgggaccattgaaagcc
The genomic region above belongs to Equus caballus isolate H_3958 breed thoroughbred chromosome 2, TB-T2T, whole genome shotgun sequence and contains:
- the LOC138923252 gene encoding spermatogenesis-associated protein 31D4-like; protein product: MEFSQWNVLSFLNSHIELFLSISSTFLDSDHNLTIVCGLWLLLLFLCFLVGIPSLPTFWKTKIYQKRQGRAKRRRRGGTSSGWRNYQRETEEKRRLISILKRPLGRPLDTTRFRQLLCPDPSCEVCNSTTAEINRLLEDLEDDTASVSSMASTASGTESSFTLSSAFSEVPPGDLTPSPPPDPSPRHPSVLSPNPMTPLADFLSPSPPGHSMPPEPFPPLESKFPADRSPPQPLALPPLPPHDTQATGPILQPEATLSLNTIFSLDRTLSQDINALPNLSQIINPTDSLACHHTPPSLSVSPPTDHPLTVTQSKSVSILLKSVPENSSPDSPGGLSTYVPTIRGTDHSSLSISELSWWQACAKDLFLAPSTLAPCEFNREFLAFYSSESSLERHPTATLIEPGNLSFLSPHVLALLERQVRKRSDFLMWKENEKEKGSFPKKLRPDYPLNPSGKMLESNADECDSAFSLPFWSSAGKPKELHMHEQPPYPKILEDHLQEKCMQLFWGLPSLHSESLPSAIHDSSDCTTIFLFNTISNASTGQESPVPLHRPPPSLTEIQPQPLPQTLPQSQPLPLTQVKSQAHLKSPLPILPSGPLPQIRICGVCHHRPQDESESLTSSEIQQMEWKVLQKQQESLWGSPSVVQRSQEEFCSSAPNFPYHQASQAHASISILPVEFPLSDELRKKLEHHLQKRLIQHRWGLPRRICECLSLMMPPRDFSEIAKAESNRGLSRISVNKDLNVGLSQSKSFHERGSELLQVEKEMGKDQGHSPENGPKAHLLSDPESSSDKDPAYDSEKDLNSHVASLSGKNSRALEESLDQKQLENVLKAHLSKKFEEISEARLPGTVRSSWHASKQTLLLSDKSRTQITQRSLPPSVGGDSSLNTFQELCFIDSSAQQMMESHIKSFRMRMEWGLPCRVLESIQAFKLEDAASQSLTYFYCSPSNNPTLEVDSKSEGFEPHRGSSKSVLQEKAETTNSALVLDRLCPATSPMGRQGQGVPRQSPSGINQEIAEVVQRSKGARQTHLPVTCGITGKAS